The genome window CTCGCGTTTAGACTCTGGCACTGCTGTCTCGAAGTACAAGGTGAGGATGTCCTTGCCATCAAGATGGTCTATCATGACCTGATATTCGGATTCAGGGCCTTCCGTCTCGCTTAGGACCTCTTCGAACTGTGCAGGGAACATGTTCACGCCTTTCACTTTGACCATGTCGTCCGTGCGTCCGGTGATGATGTCGATACGAGGGAACCTGGAACCGCAAGGGCAGTTACCCGGAATTATGCGGGTCAGGTCATGCGTCCTGTACCTCACCAGGGGGGCCCCTTCTTTCAGGAGCGTGGTGATAACAAGCTCCCCTACTTCTCCGTCCGGAAGGTTCCTTCCCGTCTTCGGATCGACTATCTCAAAATAGATGTAGTCGTCCCAGAGGTGTATTCCGTTGGCGTAATCGCAACTTATGCCTATTCCAGGGCCGTATATTTCGGTGAGCCCGTAAATATCGTAAAGCTTGACGCCGAGATCGGACGCGATCCTGTTGCGCATCTTCTCTCCCCATCTCTCTGATCCGATTATGCCTTTCTTGAGGGACAGCTTTTCCTTTATCCCGCGCTTCTTTATCTCCTCGGAAAGAAGAAGAGCATAGGAGGATGTGGCACATAGGGCTGTCGAATGGAAGTCAATCATAAATTGTATCTGTTTCTCCGTGTTCCCGGGACCCATTGGCAGCGTCATCGCACCCAATCTTTCGGAACCGTTCTGAAATCCGATACCGGCGGTCCATAGCCCATATCCCGGCGTTATCTGTATGCAGTCCTCTTCTGTCAGCCCTGCCATCCTGTAACAGCGCTCGAACATAATGGCCCAGTCGTCTATGTCGTGCTGGGTGTAAGGTATTATGACAGGGGTACCTGTGGTCCCGGAGGACGAGTGTATCCTGACTATGTCTTTTTCAGGTACGGCGGCAAGCCCGAGAGGATACGCATCGCGCAGATCGGCCTTGTCCGTAAAAGGCAGACCTTCGAAACTTTCCTGGTCGACCACTTTGGATAGGTCGATCCCTGCGAACTTTTTCCCATAGAAAGGACTGTCCGTTTTTATGGTAGAAAGACGGCGTTTTACCGTTTCCAGCTGATACTCGTTCATCATCATGGTAATAAGCGATTAACACTAACTAAGAATATAATAATGATGATTATTTTAGGTAAATGGTGTACATAAATACACAATCAAATTGATTCATATTCTTCTGCTCCGAGCAGCTTTTGGATGTCATTGGGATCGTCCAGCTCGATCTCGGCAAGCCATCCGTCAGAATATGGGGACGAGTTCATGAGTGCGGGTTCGTCCTCCAATGTCCGATTGATAGAAGCGACCGTACCTGTCACAGGTGAAATCACCGGTGAGATCGCTTTGAAGCTCTCTATAGCTCCGATCTCATCGTTCCTCGATATGTGCCTGCCGACAACCGGCGGCTGAACGTAGATGACTTCCCCCAGTTCCTCCTGGGCACGGTCAGATATTCCTATTTTAGCTCTGGAGCCGGAAATCCCGACCCACAATCCTTCTTTGGTGTATAGAAGCCCTTCCTTGACTACGGTCATCATCCCTCAAGGGCATTGGATGATAAAATCGCTTTCGCTTCCTCACTGCCCCTGGCCGCAGCCTTCGAAAACCATCTTTTTGCGTTTCGGACGCTCTTTACCATACCGTCCCCCGACAGTGACATCTTACCAAGCTGGCACATTGCTTCCTCTGATAGAAGTTCCGCCGCTTTGATCAATGTTTTCGCGGCCCCTTCCGGGTCCTTAGCCATGCCCCTTCCCTCGAGTTGCATAAGTCCCAGGCGGTATCCGGCCTTTGAATATTCCTCAGAAAAACAGGCACGGTAAATCTCTGCGGACATTTCATAATCGATATCTGCTCCCCTTCCGAGCTCGTACATAACCCCCAGCCTATAGTAGGCCGGAATAGAACCGTGTGCGGCCGCCTTTTCGTACCAGAAGCGGGCCTGTTCCCAATCCTGTTCCGTACCTCGGCCGTCGGAATAAAGATCGGCAAGATTGAACATCGCCCTGGGATACCCTAGCTGAGCAGATTTCTTGTAAAGTTCAAAACCTTTCTCGAAGTTGCAGGAAAGTCCTTCACCATGGACCCTCATGTAACCAAGGTTGCAGATTGCCTCTGCGTTACCTTGGTCCGCGGCCTCACCGAACCATCTCGCCGCCTCTCTGCGGTCGCGCACGACACCGTTACCTGTAAAGAAAAGATATCCCAGCGCGGTCTGCGCGTTCTGGTCGCCTGCCCGGGCTGCCTCCAGCTGCTCCTTGAAACCCACGGCCTCACCTGTATTTTCCTATGGACCTTCTCACATGAAGCTCCGGGTGCTCCATGAACATCCCCAGGTAATACAATGCGGAAAGATACCCTCCGGCGGCGGCCATGGTGTAATATTTTATGGCATCGACCTCGCTCTCCGCGAGACCTCCGCCCACATCGTATAGGCGGGCAAGCATGAACTGTGCGTCCGCAGATCCTGCGTCCGCAGCCCTTGTGAGCATTCCAAGAGATTTCTGCATATTGCGTCTGACATACATTCCTTCACGATACATCAGAGAGAGAAAGAACATTGCGTCCGGGCTGCCCAGTTCGGCAGCTTTCTCGAAATTTTTAAACGATTTCTCATAATCTCCCTCGTCGAGATATTTATTGGCAAGAACTAACGCGGAATCCCTTGTGTCGCGCTCTATCGCGGAGTCCGTTTCGCTGAGCTTTTTCATCCTGGAAATAAGGGTGTCTTTCTTTCCTCCCTCAAGGCTCAAAAGAACGAGGTTCCAGCATAGTAGGCATCCCTCATGTCCCATATCTGCACCGTACTTGTACCATCTTTTGGCCTCCACTTCATTGTGTATTATACCGTTAATACCGAATTCGTACTGCAAACCTATCTCCATGAACATGTCCGCATTGCCCGTTATGGTAGCGGAGGAGTACCATAGCTCTGCCTCGGTTCGGCTCTTCTCCGTGCCGATGCCGCGGCCGTACATGTACCCCAGATAGAACTGGGCCATTGGAACACCTTGCTTGGCGGATGTTGACATCCATTTGAAAGCTTCCTCATAGTCCAAAGAAACGAGGATCCCTCTGGTGCATTCCATAGACAGTGTAAGCTGGGCCTCCGGGTTGCCCATCTCGGATGCATTGCGCAGATGCCTGAGATATTGATAGATATCCTGGTCGAAGATTATGCCGTCGCGGTACATCTTGGCAATCTCCCACTCGGCCCTCGTGCACCCTGCCTCGGCTGCACGGAGATACCAAGTGATCGCTTTGTCGAGGTCCTGATCGAGACCTTTGCCGTAGTGATACATGTATGCGACACCGAGACAGGCGTAGGGGTCTCCGTCACTTGCATCCCTTAGGATAGGATCTTTCACGCCCCCGTAAGGTACCCATTGATTTATTTAGTTTTCATCTGAGCCTTTAATTCAGAGGAAAACTGTTGGAATCACGCCCGGAGTTGCTCCAATAGGGATGAGGCGTCAGGATCGCCCTGCTTTGCTGCGAGCTTCAAATATTTTTTTGCAAGCGGCATGTTCTTCTTCACGTGCTTGCCTTCCATTAAGAGCCTGCCGAGATAGAACTGTCCGTCCGAGAAACCGGCGTCCGCCACCTCTTTGATCAAAGCCATTCCGGCTTCCGTATCGGTTTCCGTTCCTACGCCGGTCACCATCATCATGCCGTAGAATGCCTTGGCTGCAGGATGCCCCTGTTCCGCTGCGGCGCTGAACCACATCGCAGCCCTCTTTTCGTCCTTCGGCACCCCCCTGCCCTCGTAACAGAAGCAGGCAAGAGCATACTGAGAATTGGGCTCCCCGGCCTCGGCTGCATCGGTGAACAGCTGGACAGCTCTTTCATCATCCTTTTCAAAATATGTGCCGTTGCCGTACATGCATGCGAGACAGTATTCGGCTGTGGCGTTGAACTGTTCGGATGCCTTGCTAAACCATTTCGCCGCTTCCGCGAGGTTCTTTTCCAATGCCTGGCCCTCAAAGCGCATGTTCGCATAATCCAGCATCGCCTGGGAATGACCTTTCTCGCATGCTTCGGTCAGTAGCGCTATGGCCTTGGCAGGATCTCTTGAAACACCCTGCCCGTAAGCGTAAAGCATTCCTAGCTGGTACATGGAGTCCATTTCTCCTTGGTCCGCGGCCTTTGCGAAGAGCGTCGCCGCCTTTTTGAAATCGGGACGTCTGTCTGACAGGTAGAGGACAGCGAGATCGTGCTGTGCCTCCGAATGGCCTGCGGCCGCAGCTGATTCATACCATCTCAGCGCCTCCTTCGGATTCTGTTTCACACCGTTTATACCGCGTTGATATGCATCGGCGATGTGGAACATTGCTTCTGCGTTCCCTGCCTCGGCCGCCGACATAAGCCAGTATTTGGCCCTATCTTTGTCCTTGGGGACGCCTTTACCCATCAGATACATGAATCCGATCTTGTTCT of Methanomassiliicoccaceae archaeon contains these proteins:
- a CDS encoding phenylacetate--CoA ligase — its product is MMMNEYQLETVKRRLSTIKTDSPFYGKKFAGIDLSKVVDQESFEGLPFTDKADLRDAYPLGLAAVPEKDIVRIHSSSGTTGTPVIIPYTQHDIDDWAIMFERCYRMAGLTEEDCIQITPGYGLWTAGIGFQNGSERLGAMTLPMGPGNTEKQIQFMIDFHSTALCATSSYALLLSEEIKKRGIKEKLSLKKGIIGSERWGEKMRNRIASDLGVKLYDIYGLTEIYGPGIGISCDYANGIHLWDDYIYFEIVDPKTGRNLPDGEVGELVITTLLKEGAPLVRYRTHDLTRIIPGNCPCGSRFPRIDIITGRTDDMVKVKGVNMFPAQFEEVLSETEGPESEYQVMIDHLDGKDILTLYFETAVPESKREVLEKEVQDRFRVKVGATINPKAVNVGDLPRSEKKTSRMFDNRY
- a CDS encoding SEL1-like repeat protein: MKDPILRDASDGDPYACLGVAYMYHYGKGLDQDLDKAITWYLRAAEAGCTRAEWEIAKMYRDGIIFDQDIYQYLRHLRNASEMGNPEAQLTLSMECTRGILVSLDYEEAFKWMSTSAKQGVPMAQFYLGYMYGRGIGTEKSRTEAELWYSSATITGNADMFMEIGLQYEFGINGIIHNEVEAKRWYKYGADMGHEGCLLCWNLVLLSLEGGKKDTLISRMKKLSETDSAIERDTRDSALVLANKYLDEGDYEKSFKNFEKAAELGSPDAMFFLSLMYREGMYVRRNMQKSLGMLTRAADAGSADAQFMLARLYDVGGGLAESEVDAIKYYTMAAAGGYLSALYYLGMFMEHPELHVRRSIGKYR
- a CDS encoding tetratricopeptide repeat protein → MGFKEQLEAARAGDQNAQTALGYLFFTGNGVVRDRREAARWFGEAADQGNAEAICNLGYMRVHGEGLSCNFEKGFELYKKSAQLGYPRAMFNLADLYSDGRGTEQDWEQARFWYEKAAAHGSIPAYYRLGVMYELGRGADIDYEMSAEIYRACFSEEYSKAGYRLGLMQLEGRGMAKDPEGAAKTLIKAAELLSEEAMCQLGKMSLSGDGMVKSVRNAKRWFSKAAARGSEEAKAILSSNALEG
- a CDS encoding tetratricopeptide repeat protein, producing MDVGSREYDLRKACSMLEDLSSGGDVDASYLFSLFLYTGTILLEDRSAAMELMSVSAASGNEQAARTLAEIGDGGNEKIDALIMLKLKGEQRDTDACAKLFDIYDNGKKCVKKDHSEAVRWYTVNAEKGDASAQNKIGFMYLMGKGVPKDKDRAKYWLMSAAEAGNAEAMFHIADAYQRGINGVKQNPKEALRWYESAAAAGHSEAQHDLAVLYLSDRRPDFKKAATLFAKAADQGEMDSMYQLGMLYAYGQGVSRDPAKAIALLTEACEKGHSQAMLDYANMRFEGQALEKNLAEAAKWFSKASEQFNATAEYCLACMYGNGTYFEKDDERAVQLFTDAAEAGEPNSQYALACFCYEGRGVPKDEKRAAMWFSAAAEQGHPAAKAFYGMMMVTGVGTETDTEAGMALIKEVADAGFSDGQFYLGRLLMEGKHVKKNMPLAKKYLKLAAKQGDPDASSLLEQLRA
- the gcvH gene encoding glycine cleavage system protein GcvH; amino-acid sequence: MTVVKEGLLYTKEGLWVGISGSRAKIGISDRAQEELGEVIYVQPPVVGRHISRNDEIGAIESFKAISPVISPVTGTVASINRTLEDEPALMNSSPYSDGWLAEIELDDPNDIQKLLGAEEYESI